From the genome of Nicotiana sylvestris chromosome 2, ASM39365v2, whole genome shotgun sequence, one region includes:
- the LOC138885657 gene encoding uncharacterized protein translates to MKLSNSGTVIKLLHSIMDMDGYCEVNSSNLVWDKTNEFVEYLQHGKLPEDPKVSRTLGTNAACYYLVDGWLHGRSYQGPLTRCLGDSEADYVKREVHRGICGNHFGADSFVLKLIWVGYYWPRMEHDAKTFIQKCDKCQCHAQLVHQPAKLLHLVLSPWPFMKLGMDTIGPLLPDPER, encoded by the coding sequence ATGAAATTATCTAACTCTGGTACTGTCATTAAACTTCTACATTCAATAATGGACATGGACGGTTACTGCGAAGTCAATTCATCCAACTTAGTCTGGGACAAGACGAATGAGTTTGTCGAATACCTTCAGCATGGAAAATTACCCGAGGACCCGAAGGTGTCCCGGACACTAGGAACCAACGCAGCCTGTTACTACCTCGTAGACGGGTGGTTACACGGAAGATCATACCAAGGACCATTGACCCGGTGTTTAGGGGACTCGGAGGCGGACTACGTAAAGAGGGAAGTTCATAGAGGAATTTGCGGGAATCATTTTGGTGCAGATTCATTTGTTCTAAAATTGATCTGGGTAGGTTACTATTGGCCTCGGATGGAACATGACGCAAAGACGTTCATTCAAAAATGTGACAAATGTCAATGCCATGCACAGCTGGTACACCAACCAGCAAAACTCTTGCATTTGGTGTTgtccccatggccattcatgaaattgGGAATGGATACAATTGGTCCTCTACTACCGGATCCAGAAAGGTAA